One Ranitomeya imitator isolate aRanImi1 chromosome 4, aRanImi1.pri, whole genome shotgun sequence genomic window, agcaatgtgtggccattatacagtatggagcaatgtgtggccattatacactatggagcatcatgtgtggccattatacagtattgagcatcatgtgtggccattaaacagtatggagaactgtgtgtggccattatacagtatggagcatcatgcgtggtggccgttatacagtattgagcatcatgtgtgggtattatgtgtggccatatttttttttggttataattattgtctatgaaacagtgtgatcagcagtgctaaatggctgcggttgggacgtggatatgggtgtaactagttgtgaaatgggtgtggtcagaggcgtggcctaaaaattgccgcggcgcactacgcgtgccgcaaactttatacctccttcccttcttcaaaagttgggaggtatggtaccacatctgCCAGATCATggaaagtaccgcaaatcccatagggaatgaatgaggccgaacgcagtgttgctgtaagtgatccgttacacagcagatgcagaaaaactgcccgatctgctgcaaaaggcgactttcacatcagcgattcttgccaaagtcactgccgatagtgtcatactcactaaagggggaggcagcactaaaagtgcctagggcagcagaaactctaaatacggccctggggggctacattatattctgtggggggactgcattacactcagggtactacattatattatggggggctacatcatactatatgaggggttacagtatactctattgggggctgcattatattctgtggtggggctgcattattctctcaggggactacataatattatgggggctacatcatactatatgagggggctacagtatactctatgaggggggctgcattatattctgtggtggaactgcattctctcaggggactacattatattctgtggtgggtggcattatactatatgaggtggggctgcattataccctacggggtgctatattatattctatggtgggaacTGCGTCATACCTATTACTGCTAATTGACGTTAGCACAGTGATCAACTCACAATCGTTGCCATTGGCTAGCTTCAATTTCATTTTAAATCTATAAGTAACACAAACATACTGGTTTTGAGCAGTGGGACATTTGTTCTCTGCCTTTTAAGTTTTAGGAACAGAAAAACTGAACGTGGAATGTGGAGCGCACAGATCTGTGACAAAAATGACCAAAGACATACTTCAGTAAGAAAATTTCTACAAAGTCATGTCTCGTTGGTACAGAACCCCTGAACTTCCGCATTACTTAGGTTTAAACAAATCAAATCTATGTTGGAGCTGTGGTTCCTACAAAAGCACGCATTCCCACATTTTCTGGTTATGTCCTAAAATAAAACCGTTCTGGAGAGAGATAGAGTCGACTTTATGAAAATTAAAATTCCTTAAACATTCTTTAACCCCTGTAGAAGTTTTACTATCTTGCCCCTCTAAATATTTTAAACCAAAAAAACACGACCTGCTAGCGCTTACGGTAGGAGCCGCTAAACATCTAATTCTTTATCATTGGAATCAGAAAGCACCCCTACTCACTCAGAATGAACAAATAAAATCAATCTGATATGACGTCCTAAAGAACTTCTGCTTGGAAACTCACATCCATCCACAGTTCCTCAAAATATGGAACCTCTGGACAAATAATACTCCAAACTCTCCACATCGTGGCGTACAGTCCACATCATACCTATCCTAATCTACGTTTCTTCCTACCTCCCCTCTCTTTACCCATCCCTTCCCACAAGTTGGTCCCTTATGCTGTTATACTTTGTATTCCACTTATCACATTGCTTCTATAACCTGATGCTGATCTGACCTCTCATATAGCTTTGGACACTCCAGCTCAGTTCACTTACTGTTGTTTATTGATTATTTCTAGGTATTGgttattttttgttgtttctctGACCTTGCTTTGTAATACCAACTGATGTTTCGGATAACTAACTTGGTCAGTAATATGTATACTGTTTATTGTGCAAGAAATAAAGAATTATtacaaaaaataaatgcaaaaggCGCCATTAATTATCATGTTCGTCcggtattttcttcttttttttttatgtaaaaagaTCTTCTGCATGTTGGGCTTTTGGTTTTGTTTGTTGTGCTTTATTTTATATCCATTTTGTAACAAATCTGTTTTCCATATGAATCCTATTTTTCTGTTCCCAATACCGATCAGAGAAAGAGAACTCAAAATGTAGGTGTGAAAAGAGCCTTTTAGGATTGTTTaactttaacattacttttttaacCATATAGAAGTTAATGGATCTTCACGTTTTGGAAAGCTCACCAACTTTGTAAACCGGATATCTGCAAAAGAAAATATATGGCTGAGACATGAGGTGGTAGATTGCACTGCTCATAAAAGATGCAGCACAGTGTATTCTTAGTACTAGATACAGAATAACTGTTTGTTTCCACTACTTTTTAGTGTCAAGAGCCATCCTCGTAAAGCTAGATCACATGACCTACCTGTGTGTTAAGGTGCAGTCTATTCCTAAAATGAAGGTAGATTCGAAGAGAAACATGCATGTGTATATACAGAAAACCCCTCTTACCTCTTTGGCTTCATTTTGTGCTCTCATGTTCCCTGCGATAAAATGGACGTTTTCAATGGCCTCTTTCATCTCCGATGACAATATTGAATTTGAGAGGAGATTGTCCAAGGATTCCATGCTGCACCCGCGGGTAATGTTGCAGGCAATGTCAGATGTATACAATCTTTTCATCTGTCCACACGGGCAAGAATTGTCCTGGCAGAAGAATTGCTCATTACAGCTTCTATTCTCAGAACTGCTGATGCTACTTATGTTAAAACTATCTGTGATAAAATTAGGTTTTACTGCATTTTCTTTCAATGGTCGAGTCAAGAGCATGATTTTTGGGAGTTTCTCCAAAAATATTCTCTTGACCCATTGGGGCATTGTGTGCGTTTTGGGAGTTCTGTAGTGCACATTGATTACAAATACAGTAATAACAATAGAAAGAGTTACAAATATCATTGTAAAAAGTAAATATTCACCAATCAGAGGAATTACCAAGGAGGTGGATGGAATAATTTCAGTAATAACCAGGAGAAATACAGTTAACGATAAAAGAACAGACATGCACAAGTTAACCTTCTCCCCACAATCTGATGGCAAGTAGAAAACCAAGATTGTCAAGCAGGAAATAAGAAGGCAAGGGATAATCATGTAAATGGTGTAGAACAATGGCAGACGCTTGATGTATAATGAATACGTGATGTCCTGGtagatttctatacagcagttgtACTTAATTTCATGCTTGTATCCAGGGGCACTGATAATGATCCACTCGCCACTCTCCCAAAATTCCTTCAGATTCATTTCTGTGCCAATCAAAACCAGATCAATATTTGCTTTATCATATGTCCAGGAGCCAAACTTCATGGTACAGTTCTGGTAGTCAAATGGGAAGAATGTTACATCTATCCAGCAGGAGCTCTTGAATATAGCTGGTGGCATCCATGTTATTTCTCCTGTGTGTCTTAATATTGCCTTCGCTTTATCATCCACCTGAAAGATCCCAATTGCGCTGAAACCATAAAGTATTTCAATCAATGGAAATAAGTTAGATATTTGCCTATATCTAGTCATTTGTAATACATATAATGCataaactgttgtgagttctgtttttgggctccctctggtggttactgatggtactgggtgacttgtctttcctgggtctctgggttccacctgttccatcaggatatgggagtttcctatttaacctggctttgctggcatttcctcgccggttatcaatgtatccagtgtgtcttgttacctctgctccctgctcctagaaccttctggtcaagctaagtttggattttcctgttttggtgttttgctttatttggtttttagtccagcctgcagatatttgtttctttgctgctggttgctctagtgggctgaaattgctcctcatgtaccatgagttggcacatgagttcaagtaatttcaggatggttttttgaagggtttttcgctgaccgcgcagatcacttttgtatcctctgctatctagctttagcgggactcattttgctgaaactgttttcatactgcgtatgtgctttcctctcatttcaccgtcattatatgtggggggctgctatttctgtggggtgtttctctggaggcaagagaggtctgtgtttcttctaataggggaagttagatcttcggctggagcgagacgtctaggatcatcgtaggcacgttccccggctactttttatactgtcatgatcccaatggcaggggatcactaaaggacaagcacagatacaaacaagctctagggcgatggaacctgagctgaccgcgaccctgaacctaacacacaaataaaagtagccggggaacgtgcctacgatgatcctagacgtctcgctccagccgaagatctaacttcccctattagaagaaacacagacctctcttgcctccagagaaacaccccacagaaatagcagccccccacatataatgacggtgaaatgagaggaaagcacatacgcagtatgaaaacagtttcagcaaaatgagtcccgctaaagctagatagcagaggatacaaaagtgatctgcgcggtcagcgaaaaacccttcaaaaaaccatcctgaaattacttgaactcatgtgccaactcatggtacatgaggagcaatttcagcccactagagcaaccagcagcaaagaaacaaatatctgcaggctggactaaaaaccaaataaagcaaaacaccaaaacaggaaaatccaaacttagcttgaccagaaggttctaggagcagggagcagaggtaacaagacacactggatacattgataaccggcgaggaaacaccagcaaagccaggttaaataggaaactcccatatcctgatggaacaggtggaacccagagacccaggaaagacaagtcacccagtaccatcagtaaccaccagagggagcccaaaaacagaactcacaacaataaaCTATATGATTCAGCAATGCATATACAATTTAGGATTCTTAATAGGCCTCAAGAATCTACTATGAGCCAAAATGTCTCcactaaaatgtttaaaaaacaaaaacaaaacaaaactcttTTCTGTGAATCATTGATCTTTATGTTGCCCATATGCAACTTTTCAGCTTTAGTTCTTTGGAAAGGATAGATGTTGGGAGCTGACACATTATATTATGTAAAAAGATCAATCATCAGCGGCTCCCTGGAGGTGGGGCAACACAAGGGATGTGAAACAGAGGAATGACATTATTTCATAGCGCCACTTACGTGGAGCAACAGCCATCTTCATTACAATGAGGGGCTCATAGCAAGAAGAGCATGCCGGTTGATAAggaagaggagtgatgtactgtaggatggagCTGAGGAGTGAAGTACTGATGTTATCACTGATTAGAGGGATTTAGAGAAGTGCAGTCTGGTAGGTGTGATATACCATAGGAAGAGAATATATTGAAGGGGTGGAAAGGATACTTATTTTGCAGGAAAAGGTGTGTATAGGGGGGCTGATGTATGGAATTGTTGaatggagtgatatactgcaggtggaggctgtataTAGAAGGGCTGAAAGGAGTGATGTATtataggatggggctgtatacaagGGGTTTAGAGAAATAATGTATTGCAGCCTCCCACGAACTTGATTTCCATCAATCTCCATTTTCCTATGACTCTTGTAAAGCCAGTTAATGAAGAGGAGGTTGATATTTACGCAAAACACTGATCACCTGGGCTTGGTTTTAAcattcattttgtgctgacagactctttTTAATAATTTCACTTTATAGCTACATATTGTTGACCATGTTGCACCCTCAAAGGGAGACCACAAATTTAAAGAGTTTATCCCCTTTTATAGTGAAAGTGAACCCCAAAAGGATGCAGTTGTGGCACCATATTGACGGCATGTTGTGAGGGTAGGGAGCATGATTTTTACCTCTCTAGACAACTCCTGTTATTTTAAATATATTACATTGTGTTGTATTTTGGGTGCTATCCTCCTGGAGGATGCAGTTCATGCTAGTCAGGTGTGTTAGGGTTAACTGTAGGACCAACCCATGGTTGGGGAGGAGTAATAAAGACATGTGAGTTAGTGTCAGTTTTGGTTTAGTTAGTTCAGAGATAGAAAGAAGGAAGTAAGGACACCCTCAGAAAATATGTGATCATCACcaggtgtgtgtggtgtggtgaaGGAAACAGAAAGCAGAGAGAAAGCAATCAAGACTGTGTAACAGGCGAGTTGGAGGGAACATAAAGCCAGGAACTTTAATAGAGTCCCTAAGGATCTCTGGGGGATGGTCTAGTGtcggttaggccttcgaagctgtgAGACAGAAAAGACAAAGACTGTATTGTACCTAGTAAAATGACAACTGCATCTCCTGCTATTCAGTGTGTACAAGGTCAACTGTTAGTAAGCaggatttttatttttatggacTGGTGTGATTTGCATATTGTGAGGTAAATGGAAACTGCAGCCGTGCAATGCGTGGCAGACCAGACCTGGGAGGTGTCCATTACAGAAACAAGGCCACATGCACATGtggcgtcccagggtcctggtcttcaCAGTAATGttgtttcctcatggggagagtgatgttatgtttggaggcaatgaaggagaactctttgtcaggtaacacaatgcatgcaacatgttcacactccagaccagaagggggagctctaagcctgtttaaggtgaactcccctataagaacatcctgatctggagggaaagggttcagttcctgtcagagagacagagggaaaggaagtagaggagccgtgtggcctgaagtgctacagctcccagaaggagacatttcagaaagcagaatacATTGCActgagcgtgaaggaaagcaaagcacaggagaggataccagaaggggaccagccccaagcaggctgcctccttctgaggtgcagaacgccggtagccggaacaccgaggtagtaaggacccctACGCCTTACTACAGAGACCTGCAGGATAGCTAGTAGCTAGTaggcacagtggcacccctcagaggctgagGCATGCTAGAgaccctataaaccacctcaagccaccagcCATACGGATTTTGTCCTATAaatctacgggggacagagagagagacacaacatctgtgagtaccttatttgaagcttatgcagtaagggactacaccactacagcgcaagggaagggtattgatttccacctggacaaggggactctggacttgcctccaaaccggccggactctacctgccctctgatctggtgccctggactgaggctgctgaagacttcagtaaacgaggtaaagagaatgcaaacttgtgtcctcgttcttcactgcacctctcaccattctaccatctacacactgggaagccctggggatatacttcacctgtgggaaggtataccatctagctgccataacatcaccccagcggaccccttaaagcagtgtcggtcaccctgaccgaataccacaggtggcgtcacgaacataaactttatctctttaaagaccttccccttttatacggatgtcccagggccacggaccaagtcacagccaccgtgacatccccctttgagccgacttggcccggtaccaagtacccccttGCCCTGATGGGGCGCACCACACACGCTAAAGAAAGACCCTATTTTTCTGTACATTACATTTGGTGTAGCCGGCAAGACACGGTTTCCCTGTAggaaaattttttttgggggggagaagacACATGGCACAAATTCTATTGATAACATATCCAGGAATTTTTACAAATGCAGTACTCCTTTTTGTCCTATGAACTTCCAAAGTTCACACTATTCAATCTCAGTTGTCTTTATGGCCATGTATTCAGCAGTTAAAGAAGTATTCTCATGT contains:
- the LOC138676332 gene encoding neuronal acetylcholine receptor subunit alpha-3-like isoform X2 produces the protein METNLWLKHIWSDYKLKWDPRQFGGIEFIRVPAAQIWKPDIVLYNNAIGIFQVDDKAKAILRHTGEITWMPPAIFKSSCWIDVTFFPFDYQNCTMKFGSWTYDKANIDLVLIGTEMNLKEFWESGEWIIISAPGYKHEIKYNCCIEIYQDITYSLYIKRLPLFYTIYMIIPCLLISCLTILVFYLPSDCGEKVNLCMSVLLSLTVFLLVITEIIPSTSLVIPLIGEYLLFTMIFVTLSIVITVFVINVHYRTPKTHTMPQWVKRIFLEKLPKIMLLTRPLKENAVKPNFITDSFNISSISSSENRSCNEQFFCQDNSCPCGQMKRLYTSDIACNITRGCSMESLDNLLSNSILSSEMKEAIENVHFIAGNMRAQNEAKEVQNDWKYVAMVIDRIFLWVFVLVCIMGTVGLFLQPLVFGDS
- the LOC138676332 gene encoding neuronal acetylcholine receptor subunit alpha-3-like isoform X1 encodes the protein MTIPMMWLCTCLTLLALSTECICFNAEHKLYKTLFDKYNPYIRPVENVSDPVTVQFEVSLSQLVKVDEVNQIMETNLWLKHIWSDYKLKWDPRQFGGIEFIRVPAAQIWKPDIVLYNNAIGIFQVDDKAKAILRHTGEITWMPPAIFKSSCWIDVTFFPFDYQNCTMKFGSWTYDKANIDLVLIGTEMNLKEFWESGEWIIISAPGYKHEIKYNCCIEIYQDITYSLYIKRLPLFYTIYMIIPCLLISCLTILVFYLPSDCGEKVNLCMSVLLSLTVFLLVITEIIPSTSLVIPLIGEYLLFTMIFVTLSIVITVFVINVHYRTPKTHTMPQWVKRIFLEKLPKIMLLTRPLKENAVKPNFITDSFNISSISSSENRSCNEQFFCQDNSCPCGQMKRLYTSDIACNITRGCSMESLDNLLSNSILSSEMKEAIENVHFIAGNMRAQNEAKEVQNDWKYVAMVIDRIFLWVFVLVCIMGTVGLFLQPLVFGDS